The proteins below are encoded in one region of Danio rerio strain Tuebingen ecotype United States chromosome 12, GRCz12tu, whole genome shotgun sequence:
- the scd gene encoding acyl-CoA desaturase (The RefSeq protein has 2 substitutions compared to this genomic sequence), which produces MPDSDVKAPVLQPQLEAMEDEFDPLYKEKPGPKPPMKIVWRNVILMSLLHIAAVYGLFLIPSAHPLTLLWAFACFVYGGLGITAGVHRLWSHRSYKATLPLRIFLAIGNSMAFQNDIYEWSRDHRVHHKYSETDADPHNSNRGFFFSHVGWLLVRKHPEVIERGRKLELTDLKADKVVMFQRRFYKLSVVLMCFVVPTVVPCYMWGESLWIAYFIPTLLRYALGLNSTWLVNSAAHMWGNRPYDGNIGPRENRFVTFSAIGEGYHNYHHTFPYDYSTSEYGWKLNLTTIFVDTMCFLGLASNRKRVSKELILARVKRTGDGSYRSG; this is translated from the exons ATGCCTGATTCTGATGTGAAAGCTCCAGTCTTGCAGCCCCAGCTGGAGGCAATGGAGGATGAGTTTGACCCCTTATATAAAGAGAAACCAGGCCCCAAGCCTCCTATGAAAATAGTGTGGCGAAATGTCATTCTGATGAGTCTTCTGCACATTGCTGCGGTGTATGGCCTCTTCCTGATCCCGTCTGCTCACCCGCTCACACTCCTCTGGG CTTTTGCGTGTTTCGTGTATGGTGGTCTGGGCATCACTGCAGGCGTTCACAGGTTGTGGAGTCACAGATCATATAAAGCCACTTTACCTCTGCGCATCTTTCTGGCCATCGGAAACTCCATGGCCTTCCAG AATGACATCTATGAATGGTCCCGGGATCACCGCGTGCATCACAAGTACTCCGAGACGGACGCCGACCCTCACAACTCAAACCGGGGCTTTTTCTTTTCTCACGTCGGCTGGCTGCTGGTTCGAAAACACCCGGAAGTCATCGAGAGAGGACGCAAACTAGAGCTCACTGACCTGAAGGCCGATAAGGTGGTCATGTTTCAGAGGAG ATTCTACAAGCTGTCTGTGGTGTTGATGTGCTTCGTTGTCCCCACGTTTGTGCCCTGGTACATGTGGGGCGAGTCTCTCTGGATCGCGTATTTCATCCCGACGCTCCTCAGATACGCACTAGGCTTAAACTCTACCTGGCTGGTCAACAGCGCTGCACACATGTGGGGAAATCGGCCCTATGATGGAAACATCGGCCCCAGGGAGAACCGATTCGTCACCTTCAGTGCTATAG GTGAAGGCTACCACAATTACCACCACACGTTTCCCTACGACTACTCCACCAGCGAGTACGGATGGAAGCTCAATCTCACCACCATCTTCGTGGACACCATGTGCTTCTTGGGTCTGGCCAGTAATCGTAAGCGTGTGTCTAAAGAGCTGATTCTGGCTCGGGTGAAGCGTACAGGCGACGGCAGCTACAGAAGCggctaa